In Haloplanus rubicundus, one DNA window encodes the following:
- a CDS encoding flavodoxin domain-containing protein — translation MASILVCYGTGEGQTEKVADRLADELTVRGHDPTTVNVKAVGSHLDVADFDAVLVGASIHFGRQQKAVRKFVTANRDVLVTKPTGFFQVSGASANENGAAEATTYVEKFVEATNWRPDRIGLFGGAIRFSEYGFLLGALMKRVVESGFPEVDASGDVEFTDWESVDAFADAFATFVEERFGDAGGTE, via the coding sequence ATGGCATCCATCCTCGTCTGCTACGGCACCGGTGAGGGACAGACCGAGAAAGTAGCCGACCGACTCGCCGACGAACTCACGGTGCGGGGGCACGACCCGACGACGGTGAACGTAAAGGCGGTCGGGAGCCACCTCGACGTCGCCGACTTCGACGCCGTACTCGTTGGTGCGTCGATCCACTTCGGCCGACAGCAGAAGGCCGTCCGCAAATTCGTCACCGCCAACCGCGACGTACTGGTGACGAAGCCGACCGGCTTCTTCCAGGTGTCCGGAGCGTCCGCGAACGAGAACGGCGCGGCCGAAGCGACGACGTACGTCGAGAAGTTCGTCGAGGCGACGAACTGGCGGCCCGACCGCATCGGTCTCTTCGGCGGAGCGATACGCTTCTCGGAGTACGGCTTCCTGCTGGGAGCGCTGATGAAACGCGTCGTCGAGAGCGGATTCCCGGAGGTGGACGCGTCCGGTGACGTGGAGTTCACCGACTGGGAGTCGGTCGACGCGTTCGCCGACGCGTTCGCCACGTTCGTCGAGGAACGGTTCGGCGACGCAGGGGGTACGGAGTGA
- a CDS encoding type II CAAX endopeptidase family protein has protein sequence MLIDEARQEHAGATGLSVGSPWTFFVVTYAITWAFWLPAIVFDVSFSTVEGVALLVAGLAGPGLGGIGFTYLVYDDRGRADFWIRLRSLRRVGLKWVLVIAAVPLALSLLAAGVDRLFGGVGATWAEGVVGFAANPLTILPTLFFVTLPPFLEELGWRGYVLDRLQLRWSALGSGVILGVAWSLWHLPLFFVADTYQSGLGVGTPEFWLFFVSVVPLSMALSWVYNNTSRSILAAILLHSSANFSGEIVAITPRADVYNVGLWVLFAVVIVAIWGGKTLAGADEVPKPPRPARR, from the coding sequence ATGTTGATAGACGAGGCACGGCAAGAACACGCCGGAGCGACCGGGCTCTCCGTCGGGAGTCCGTGGACGTTCTTCGTGGTTACCTACGCCATCACGTGGGCGTTCTGGCTTCCAGCCATCGTCTTCGACGTGTCGTTCAGCACCGTCGAAGGCGTCGCGTTGCTCGTCGCGGGACTCGCCGGTCCCGGTCTCGGAGGGATCGGATTCACGTACCTCGTCTACGACGACCGAGGCCGTGCGGACTTCTGGATTCGTCTTCGAAGCCTTCGTCGAGTCGGTCTGAAGTGGGTGCTCGTCATCGCCGCCGTGCCACTGGCGTTGAGCCTCCTCGCCGCGGGCGTCGACCGACTGTTCGGTGGCGTCGGGGCGACGTGGGCCGAGGGCGTCGTCGGCTTCGCCGCCAACCCGCTCACGATCCTGCCGACCCTCTTTTTCGTGACGCTCCCGCCGTTTCTCGAGGAACTCGGCTGGCGCGGCTACGTGCTCGACCGACTCCAACTCCGCTGGTCGGCGCTCGGCTCGGGCGTGATCCTCGGCGTGGCTTGGTCGCTCTGGCACCTCCCGCTGTTTTTCGTCGCCGACACGTACCAGTCCGGACTCGGCGTCGGAACGCCCGAATTCTGGCTATTCTTCGTCAGCGTCGTCCCGCTTTCGATGGCGCTGTCGTGGGTCTACAACAACACGTCGCGGAGCATCCTCGCTGCGATACTCTTGCACTCCTCGGCCAACTTCTCGGGTGAAATCGTCGCGATAACCCCGAGAGCGGACGTCTACAACGTCGGGCTCTGGGTGCTGTTCGCCGTCGTGATCGTGGCGATCTGGGGTGGGAAAACCCTCGCCGGCGCCGACGAGGTACCGAAGCCGCCACGTCCGGCGCGGCGATAG
- a CDS encoding FAD:protein FMN transferase: MSVLSSVYERAGETHREFECCDTQFVIRATGVRASTGVDAAQQTVRRLEGELNAFDEKSAVSRLDRTGSVENEHVARIVRRGLEYYERTNGVFDIRQGRIEHDLKAFLRGDRQSLPETFEAGDIELDGALVRTDHPLDLNGLAKGYIVDRAASALSGVGRRGFVSGGGDMSPPPGPVAVVSPYGDETPLKVLETDWFVASSGDYRRTRNGTDHIYDPTSERIGSRHESVTVVAERDCMEADALATTLAALPLDDALSLAESWANAEALVVHGGVFHTTEGFETHVLD; the protein is encoded by the coding sequence ATGAGTGTGTTGTCGTCGGTGTACGAACGCGCGGGTGAGACACACCGTGAATTCGAGTGCTGTGACACGCAGTTCGTGATTCGGGCGACCGGCGTTCGGGCGTCGACGGGCGTCGATGCTGCACAGCAGACGGTACGGCGGCTCGAAGGGGAATTAAACGCATTCGACGAGAAGAGTGCCGTCAGCCGACTCGATCGGACGGGATCCGTCGAGAACGAACACGTGGCCCGCATCGTGCGCCGTGGACTGGAGTACTACGAACGGACGAACGGCGTGTTCGACATCCGTCAGGGACGTATCGAGCACGACCTCAAGGCGTTCCTCCGGGGTGACCGACAGTCGCTCCCGGAGACGTTCGAGGCGGGCGATATCGAACTCGATGGGGCGCTGGTCAGAACCGACCATCCGCTCGACCTCAACGGGCTGGCAAAAGGCTACATCGTCGATCGGGCGGCGTCGGCGCTCTCTGGCGTCGGTCGACGCGGGTTCGTGAGCGGTGGTGGTGACATGTCTCCGCCGCCCGGGCCGGTCGCCGTGGTGAGTCCCTACGGCGACGAGACACCGCTGAAGGTACTGGAGACGGACTGGTTCGTCGCGTCCTCAGGTGACTATCGTCGCACCCGGAACGGGACGGATCACATCTACGACCCGACGAGCGAGCGGATCGGCTCGCGTCACGAGTCGGTCACCGTCGTCGCCGAGCGTGACTGCATGGAAGCGGATGCCCTCGCGACGACGCTGGCAGCCCTGCCGCTCGACGACGCGCTCTCGCTGGCCGAGTCGTGGGCGAATGCGGAAGCGCTCGTCGTGCACGGCGGCGTATTCCACACCACCGAGGGGTTCGAGACACATGTCCTGGACTGA
- a CDS encoding winged helix-turn-helix transcriptional regulator encodes MPEPDLELESRRAIYREIADTPGSHFRALLDELDYAQGTLQYQLRWLADEGLIDVSEDGKYTRYYPAAEFDDADRTVMNALRREYSRRILAHLLVDGPLSTTELSDRLEKAQSTVSWHLSKLADAGLVTKERDGQRVLYRVSDSDHVRYLYTIHRQSFTDRIVDRLLGLWDSY; translated from the coding sequence ATGCCGGAGCCCGACCTCGAATTAGAATCTCGACGAGCGATCTATCGGGAGATCGCCGACACCCCCGGCAGTCACTTCCGTGCCCTACTCGACGAACTCGACTACGCACAGGGAACGCTCCAGTACCAGCTCCGCTGGCTGGCCGACGAAGGGTTGATCGACGTCTCCGAGGACGGCAAGTACACGCGGTACTACCCTGCTGCGGAGTTCGACGACGCCGACCGGACCGTGATGAACGCGCTCCGGCGGGAGTACAGTCGCCGCATTCTCGCCCACCTCCTCGTCGATGGCCCACTCTCGACGACCGAGTTGAGCGACCGACTGGAGAAGGCCCAGTCGACCGTCTCGTGGCACCTCTCGAAACTCGCCGACGCCGGACTCGTCACCAAAGAACGGGACGGCCAGCGCGTGCTGTACCGTGTGTCGGATTCGGACCACGTCAGGTATCTGTACACGATCCACCGTCAATCGTTCACCGACCGAATCGTCGACCGCCTCCTCGGACTCTGGGACAGTTACTGA
- a CDS encoding DUF5518 domain-containing protein — translation MSLLTRKTIQNGVIGGVVGSALGFVPLVLLVAPLLGGGVAGYLERDDTKGGLVAGAVAGVVMAALSTVVTGVILFTRFGELPFGPETPLAGLGIAALLSLAATIGQVLVASIGGAFGSLLAGAHPSKDAAGEGHERNWSVVVGSLVAGILTFAVVTVVVAVVLEAFIWLSLLVALPIGFVAGAGVAVLGYRYVTRAPDSSVNWRGVGIGVVAVVVVFALLLGGVYALGQQRAEQSEQSTYEYQVTIATNQTLTNATFYVPVPETNGDAELGERFVEDVQYSRETPAIRGSDVTPARVNFTYELVDTEHGRMLAISADRIEVQRAYYREVENETMGWREPIPESQYDPSNPSMGVVDDGTFTFSVTATSEESIDTAAPFGTEPLLTPQFNRTGVECRYGQQERHRCFEYDTRVYATYGAPEDTTVYVSAQLDGRNEWVAGEWTGNEYREWAHTELLGPGQGWYFVQGELEVGSGRYRD, via the coding sequence ATGTCTCTGCTGACGCGCAAGACCATCCAGAACGGAGTCATCGGTGGCGTGGTTGGGTCCGCGCTCGGCTTCGTCCCACTCGTCCTCCTCGTCGCGCCACTGTTGGGTGGCGGTGTCGCGGGGTACCTCGAACGCGACGATACTAAAGGGGGATTAGTGGCGGGTGCCGTCGCTGGCGTCGTCATGGCAGCACTCAGCACCGTCGTCACGGGCGTGATTCTCTTCACACGCTTCGGCGAGTTGCCGTTCGGCCCGGAAACGCCGCTCGCAGGCCTCGGTATCGCTGCACTGCTGTCGCTTGCGGCCACCATTGGGCAAGTCCTCGTTGCGAGCATCGGCGGTGCGTTCGGCAGTCTCCTCGCAGGCGCCCATCCGTCCAAAGACGCTGCGGGTGAAGGTCACGAGCGTAACTGGAGCGTCGTCGTCGGAAGCTTAGTCGCCGGGATTCTGACGTTCGCCGTCGTCACCGTCGTCGTCGCCGTCGTGCTCGAAGCGTTCATCTGGTTGTCGCTGCTCGTCGCCCTTCCGATCGGATTCGTCGCTGGTGCCGGTGTCGCCGTCCTCGGGTACCGCTACGTCACGCGCGCCCCCGACAGCAGCGTCAACTGGCGTGGTGTCGGTATCGGCGTCGTCGCCGTCGTCGTCGTCTTCGCGTTACTGCTCGGTGGCGTCTACGCGCTGGGCCAGCAACGCGCCGAGCAATCAGAGCAGAGTACCTACGAGTATCAGGTGACGATCGCGACAAACCAGACGCTGACCAACGCGACGTTTTACGTGCCGGTTCCGGAGACGAACGGCGACGCGGAACTCGGCGAGCGGTTCGTCGAGGACGTCCAGTACAGCCGCGAGACTCCCGCCATTCGTGGGTCCGACGTCACCCCGGCGCGTGTGAACTTCACCTACGAACTCGTCGACACGGAGCACGGACGGATGCTCGCCATCAGTGCAGACCGTATCGAAGTTCAGCGCGCCTACTACCGTGAGGTGGAGAACGAAACGATGGGGTGGCGCGAACCGATCCCCGAGTCGCAGTACGACCCCTCCAACCCCTCGATGGGGGTGGTCGACGACGGCACTTTCACGTTCTCCGTGACCGCCACGAGCGAGGAGAGTATCGATACGGCAGCGCCGTTCGGAACGGAGCCACTGCTCACGCCGCAGTTCAACCGCACGGGGGTCGAGTGCAGGTATGGTCAACAGGAACGCCACCGTTGTTTCGAGTACGACACCCGCGTGTACGCCACCTACGGAGCCCCCGAGGACACGACGGTGTACGTCTCCGCGCAACTCGACGGTCGCAACGAGTGGGTCGCCGGCGAGTGGACGGGCAACGAGTACCGCGAGTGGGCCCACACGGAACTGCTGGGCCCGGGCCAAGGCTGGTACTTCGTGCAAGGCGAACTGGAGGTCGGAAGCGGTCGCTATCGGGATTAG
- a CDS encoding CPBP family glutamic-type intramembrane protease → MTSIGRFARSAPRLPLIAGLSPFGKALVALGTYATWTVITWLLEGRIQTFLHPEAVTDRLVYTGVANVFVGTILALLLVREFVDSEFSSRAELGFRSVPRTLVAVLLAGIIGFALYALQQPPTTDPVVVMNVFAQVLPVSIAEVAVCWVVVGGSVAALLRSRGLNQYLARGSALVLSSVLFGVYHVAHSPPFNSLEMVGLLTVVGVGTGLIYFVGGSFYGALLFHNLMALFGIVSSLAEAGQLGTYQQPLVPLLVTALVAFVILVGSERLLVRP, encoded by the coding sequence ATGACCTCGATCGGCCGATTCGCGAGAAGCGCACCGAGACTCCCCCTTATCGCTGGCCTCTCTCCGTTCGGGAAAGCGCTCGTCGCTCTGGGAACGTACGCCACATGGACGGTGATCACGTGGCTGCTGGAAGGCCGCATTCAAACCTTCCTCCACCCCGAAGCCGTGACCGACCGCCTCGTGTACACGGGGGTTGCCAACGTCTTCGTCGGAACAATTCTCGCCCTACTCCTCGTCCGAGAATTCGTCGACTCCGAGTTCAGTTCCCGGGCAGAACTCGGCTTCCGCTCGGTCCCTCGTACCCTCGTGGCTGTCCTCCTCGCAGGAATCATTGGATTCGCTCTCTACGCACTCCAGCAACCGCCAACGACCGACCCCGTCGTCGTCATGAACGTGTTTGCGCAGGTGCTTCCGGTCTCCATCGCCGAAGTCGCCGTCTGCTGGGTCGTCGTTGGGGGAAGCGTTGCAGCGTTGTTGCGCTCTCGTGGTCTGAATCAGTACCTCGCACGCGGGAGTGCGCTCGTACTCTCGAGTGTTCTCTTCGGAGTGTACCACGTCGCACATAGCCCGCCGTTCAATTCGCTCGAGATGGTCGGCCTCCTCACGGTCGTTGGTGTCGGAACGGGCCTGATTTACTTCGTGGGCGGATCGTTCTACGGTGCGCTCCTCTTCCACAATCTCATGGCGCTGTTCGGTATCGTCTCGTCGCTCGCGGAAGCAGGGCAACTCGGAACGTACCAACAACCACTCGTGCCGCTCTTGGTGACCGCTCTCGTCGCCTTCGTCATCCTCGTCGGTTCGGAACGCCTGCTCGTTCGTCCCTAG
- a CDS encoding CPBP family intramembrane glutamic endopeptidase, with translation MEPSWTRWIISGFLSALGPAIAAGIVLSISGESLRGWLRRVVRWRVHPKWYAAAIGVPVIVALGSGAVLQLVGGPVEFASFAFDPVSLGIGILLGTTIGGGQEELGWRGFAQPELQEQYGGLRAAVIVGVLWGSWHLPLFFDPTVIHSQWPLQSQLAYFVGIVAFSILIAWVYNGSGGSILLAMLMHGTENAAGGLVPLDLERAIVEGVPDWVALAPMNVSHAVFMWLLALVAIGATGTGLLARREMRERRDSSTTRGV, from the coding sequence ATGGAACCCTCCTGGACGCGATGGATCATCAGTGGATTCCTCAGCGCCCTCGGACCGGCAATCGCCGCGGGGATCGTCCTCTCCATCAGCGGTGAGAGTCTTCGGGGCTGGCTTAGGCGCGTCGTCCGCTGGCGTGTGCATCCGAAGTGGTACGCGGCGGCCATCGGGGTCCCCGTGATCGTCGCGCTGGGGTCCGGTGCCGTCCTCCAACTGGTCGGCGGCCCGGTCGAGTTCGCGTCGTTCGCGTTCGATCCGGTTTCCCTGGGTATCGGAATCCTCCTCGGAACCACCATCGGCGGCGGTCAGGAGGAACTCGGCTGGCGTGGCTTCGCCCAACCCGAACTGCAGGAGCAGTACGGGGGACTGCGGGCCGCCGTAATCGTCGGGGTACTCTGGGGTAGCTGGCACCTGCCGCTCTTTTTCGACCCGACGGTAATCCACTCGCAGTGGCCGCTGCAATCACAGCTCGCCTACTTCGTCGGTATCGTCGCGTTTTCGATCCTGATCGCGTGGGTGTACAACGGCTCCGGCGGAAGTATCCTCCTTGCGATGCTCATGCACGGGACGGAGAACGCTGCCGGCGGACTGGTCCCGCTGGATCTGGAGCGGGCGATCGTCGAAGGCGTTCCGGACTGGGTGGCTCTCGCGCCGATGAACGTCTCCCACGCCGTGTTCATGTGGCTGCTCGCCCTCGTGGCCATCGGCGCCACCGGGACGGGGTTGCTGGCTCGGCGTGAGATGCGGGAGCGTCGTGATTCGTCGACCACACGCGGCGTGTGA
- a CDS encoding alpha/beta hydrolase: MPNIHELLDVGTIQVSALLLRDATFFARSLDSRPLVEVASESEATVDDLGRAGERSVTVDTPIGTFETAYMPWQWRGPDYPTLIYHHGSGERPFDFGRFSSNSFRRLFVTADEAIPANVIAVRAPFHDGSNTEYARAMGDLENFVGMLSASVGLIDALATQANDRTSCPVLASGLSLGGWAVNLHRACFDIVDRYVPIFAGAALGEMFVSSIYRKMTAEPARRRPDYLREILDFEAEFSAVGTDDCSPLLARYDRIIEYDRQRPAYAGMSLSVLENGHVTGSLATDRLREHVLSVLSTCSTDRISRE, encoded by the coding sequence ATGCCGAACATCCACGAACTCCTCGATGTCGGAACCATACAAGTCAGTGCCCTCCTCCTGCGTGATGCGACGTTCTTCGCTCGATCGCTCGACTCACGACCGCTCGTCGAGGTGGCGAGTGAATCGGAGGCCACCGTCGACGACCTCGGTCGTGCTGGCGAGCGGTCCGTGACCGTCGACACACCGATCGGGACGTTCGAGACGGCGTATATGCCCTGGCAGTGGCGTGGCCCGGACTATCCGACGCTCATCTATCACCACGGGAGTGGCGAGCGGCCGTTCGACTTCGGGCGGTTCAGTTCGAACTCGTTTCGGCGGTTGTTCGTCACGGCCGACGAAGCGATCCCGGCCAACGTCATCGCCGTCAGGGCTCCGTTCCACGACGGGTCGAACACGGAGTACGCCCGGGCGATGGGCGACCTCGAGAACTTCGTGGGGATGCTCTCCGCTTCGGTCGGCCTCATCGACGCGCTCGCGACACAGGCGAACGATCGTACCAGTTGCCCAGTCCTCGCTTCGGGTCTCAGCCTCGGTGGCTGGGCCGTCAACCTCCACCGGGCGTGCTTCGACATTGTCGACCGATACGTCCCGATCTTCGCCGGGGCGGCGCTCGGCGAGATGTTCGTCTCGTCCATCTATCGGAAGATGACTGCCGAACCGGCTCGGAGACGGCCGGACTACCTCCGCGAGATACTCGATTTCGAGGCGGAGTTCAGTGCCGTCGGGACGGATGATTGTTCCCCATTACTCGCCCGGTACGACCGTATCATCGAGTACGACCGACAACGCCCGGCCTACGCGGGAATGTCACTGTCCGTACTGGAGAACGGCCATGTCACTGGATCGCTTGCGACCGATCGGCTCCGCGAGCACGTCCTCTCAGTTCTCTCGACGTGTAGTACCGACCGGATCAGTCGCGAGTAG
- a CDS encoding YbjQ family protein has protein sequence MSSTAISTDVEQSLVATVTTETVPGHEIVEVLGIARGNTVRARNVGRDITQGLRNLAGGELKAYSTLLADARDQAIERMEANALEMGADAVVNVRMETSEVTQGASEVIAYGTAVKLA, from the coding sequence ATGTCCTCAACAGCCATTTCGACGGATGTAGAGCAGTCGCTCGTCGCCACCGTCACCACCGAGACCGTCCCTGGCCACGAGATCGTGGAGGTGCTCGGTATCGCTCGCGGCAACACCGTCCGAGCACGGAATGTGGGACGCGACATCACCCAGGGGCTCCGCAATCTCGCTGGCGGAGAACTCAAGGCCTACTCGACGCTGCTCGCCGATGCTCGGGATCAGGCGATCGAGCGGATGGAAGCGAATGCACTCGAGATGGGGGCTGACGCCGTCGTGAACGTCCGGATGGAAACGTCCGAGGTTACCCAAGGCGCTTCGGAAGTGATCGCCTATGGGACGGCTGTCAAACTCGCCTGA
- a CDS encoding CPBP family intramembrane glutamic endopeptidase: MSSLRTWIDQHRLLSFVAIAYAFTWTIQGALAYSGMEASWTHSILIGFGGFGPPIGAAVVVWASGGSLRTWIGQMFKWRIGAKWWALAIGLPFVILSLGVLLFVAAGGPIDLGEFESPFIYLFAMAWGTVWGGGQEDLGWRGFMLPILQDSFSALVSSAIVGVTWAAWHLPLFLNATTTHGGWPLSQQLLWMVSILAGSILWTWMYNSTGGSVLAVAVFHAGVNAMGIFHPADPEALVPNGVPDPWLNLLAEVTGALPLVLIALLLVVVYGSDRLANRDPPTPQDAGLPPETEAEAIT, encoded by the coding sequence ATGTCTAGTCTCCGTACGTGGATCGATCAGCATCGCCTCCTGAGCTTCGTCGCGATCGCGTATGCGTTCACCTGGACGATTCAGGGCGCACTCGCGTATTCTGGGATGGAAGCCTCCTGGACGCACTCGATTCTGATCGGCTTCGGCGGATTCGGCCCGCCCATCGGCGCGGCGGTCGTCGTCTGGGCCTCCGGTGGCAGTCTCCGCACCTGGATCGGGCAGATGTTCAAGTGGCGCATCGGCGCGAAATGGTGGGCGCTCGCGATTGGACTCCCGTTCGTCATCCTCTCGCTCGGCGTTTTGCTGTTCGTCGCCGCCGGTGGTCCGATCGATCTCGGCGAGTTCGAGTCGCCGTTCATCTACCTCTTCGCGATGGCGTGGGGGACCGTGTGGGGTGGCGGCCAAGAGGATCTCGGCTGGCGTGGGTTCATGCTGCCCATACTCCAGGATTCCTTCAGCGCGCTGGTATCGAGTGCCATCGTGGGCGTCACGTGGGCCGCCTGGCACCTCCCACTGTTCCTGAACGCGACGACCACCCACGGCGGCTGGCCGCTCTCCCAGCAACTCCTCTGGATGGTCTCCATCCTCGCTGGCTCGATCCTCTGGACGTGGATGTACAACAGCACTGGCGGAAGCGTCCTCGCCGTCGCGGTCTTCCACGCCGGCGTCAACGCCATGGGCATCTTTCACCCCGCCGACCCGGAGGCGCTCGTCCCGAACGGCGTGCCCGATCCCTGGCTGAACCTGCTCGCCGAAGTCACGGGGGCGCTTCCCCTCGTGTTGATCGCACTTCTCCTAGTCGTCGTCTACGGTTCGGATCGCCTCGCAAATCGCGACCCACCAACCCCCCAAGACGCCGGCCTTCCGCCCGAGACCGAAGCGGAAGCGATCACGTAA
- a CDS encoding sensor histidine kinase — protein sequence MIDERHAAISLNEFPDPVLAYAVEGRDARVTTVNEAFERRFDDVTPDAPVSTVFDRFGTIETSGDEDPLTHLVRGDRVGIYLDGERGSFFGRVIPSDENAGYLVLSDLGQCPDVADSPAVDQVSSVISHDLRNPLDVAKAHLQAARETGDPEHFESISSAHDRMERIIRDVLTLTRGDAVVDPSERVSIETAATDAWQSVDTERATLDLSDPLPATTADPDRVRRLFENLFRNSVEHGSTSSRSEADDSVEHSSTDDRRFRAGSTVERGLEGEDVPDRDGEVTPGSSVTITVGTLEDGFYVADDGPGIPPEEREVAFEPGYSTREGGTGLGLAIVERIVAAHDWEMSLTTAEHGGVRFEIRFQPR from the coding sequence ATGATAGACGAGCGCCATGCGGCGATTTCGCTGAACGAGTTCCCCGATCCCGTCCTCGCCTACGCCGTGGAGGGTCGCGACGCCCGCGTAACGACGGTGAACGAGGCCTTCGAGCGACGGTTCGACGACGTCACGCCCGACGCGCCAGTCTCGACGGTGTTCGACCGATTCGGCACTATCGAGACGTCCGGTGACGAGGATCCACTCACCCACCTCGTTCGGGGTGATCGTGTCGGAATATATCTCGACGGTGAGCGAGGCTCGTTCTTCGGACGGGTGATCCCGTCGGACGAGAACGCCGGGTATCTCGTCCTCTCCGATCTGGGGCAGTGCCCCGACGTCGCAGACTCGCCCGCCGTCGACCAGGTCAGTAGCGTGATCAGCCACGACCTCCGGAATCCGCTCGATGTCGCCAAGGCACATCTCCAGGCCGCACGGGAGACGGGCGATCCGGAACACTTCGAGTCGATATCGAGCGCCCACGACCGGATGGAACGGATCATCCGCGACGTCCTCACCCTCACGCGGGGGGATGCCGTCGTGGACCCGTCGGAACGGGTCTCGATCGAAACCGCCGCGACGGATGCGTGGCAGTCGGTCGATACCGAACGAGCCACGCTCGATCTTTCGGACCCGCTTCCGGCGACGACCGCCGACCCCGACCGCGTCCGGCGGTTGTTCGAGAACCTGTTTCGGAACAGCGTCGAACACGGTTCGACGAGCAGTCGGTCGGAGGCCGACGATAGCGTGGAGCACAGCTCCACGGACGACCGGCGCTTCCGCGCCGGTAGCACCGTAGAGCGCGGCTTGGAAGGCGAGGATGTCCCCGACAGAGACGGCGAAGTGACGCCCGGAAGCAGCGTGACGATCACCGTCGGCACGTTGGAAGACGGGTTCTACGTCGCCGACGATGGCCCCGGTATTCCCCCCGAAGAGCGGGAGGTGGCCTTCGAGCCGGGATACTCCACGAGAGAGGGTGGGACTGGACTCGGCCTCGCAATCGTCGAGCGCATCGTCGCTGCACACGACTGGGAGATGAGCCTCACCACCGCCGAACACGGTGGCGTGCGATTCGAAATCCGATTCCAACCCCGATGA